From one Burkholderia pyrrocinia genomic stretch:
- a CDS encoding polyhydroxyalkanoate depolymerase, translating into MNLLAYPFYQWSAECLRPARAWAATARATMSLWPPSTSTPTGRMLDALCELLECCAFSHRRPPFGIASIVVDGETVPIVEEAAAATPFGTLLHFRKARPVARQPRVLIVAPMSGHFATLLRGTVHTMLADHDVYITDWHNPRDIPLTAGRFGFDEYVTHVIDFIRHIGPDTHVLAICQPTVAALAAVALMAAGGDPAQPASLTLMAGPIDCRVNPTKVNALATSQPIEWFAKNLISVVPAGFVGAQRCVYPGFVQVGAFMSMNPDRHAASFADLYYERAKGDPAKADTLRHFYDEYFATADLTAEFYLETVEKVFQQYALARGELTVGDRLVEPAAIHRTALLTIEGEKDDICAVGQTVAAQELCSGLPPYLKTHHVQTGAGHYGVFNGSRWETQIYPIVRATIHDNEPYDRTADAEGNANGTHYVTLRALLDARATEHDAATETRPHHTH; encoded by the coding sequence ATGAATCTGCTTGCCTATCCGTTTTACCAATGGTCTGCCGAATGCCTGCGCCCGGCGCGCGCATGGGCCGCGACCGCACGCGCGACGATGTCGCTGTGGCCCCCATCCACGTCAACGCCGACGGGCCGCATGCTCGACGCGCTGTGCGAACTGCTGGAATGCTGTGCGTTCTCGCATCGGCGTCCGCCGTTCGGGATCGCGTCGATCGTCGTCGACGGAGAAACGGTGCCGATCGTCGAGGAAGCGGCAGCGGCCACACCGTTCGGCACGCTGCTGCATTTCCGCAAGGCGCGGCCGGTCGCGCGACAGCCGCGCGTGCTGATCGTCGCGCCGATGTCCGGGCACTTCGCGACGCTGCTACGCGGCACTGTGCACACGATGCTGGCCGATCACGACGTGTACATCACCGACTGGCACAACCCGCGCGACATTCCGCTGACGGCCGGACGGTTCGGCTTCGACGAATACGTCACGCACGTGATCGACTTCATCCGCCATATCGGCCCGGACACGCATGTGCTCGCGATCTGCCAGCCGACCGTCGCCGCGCTCGCAGCAGTCGCGCTGATGGCCGCCGGCGGCGATCCGGCGCAGCCCGCCAGCCTGACGCTGATGGCCGGCCCGATCGACTGCCGCGTGAATCCGACGAAGGTCAACGCGCTCGCCACGAGCCAGCCGATCGAATGGTTCGCGAAGAACCTGATCAGCGTCGTGCCGGCCGGCTTCGTCGGTGCGCAGCGGTGCGTGTATCCGGGCTTCGTGCAGGTCGGCGCGTTCATGTCGATGAATCCCGACCGGCATGCTGCGTCGTTCGCCGACCTGTATTACGAGCGCGCGAAAGGCGACCCCGCAAAAGCCGACACGCTGCGGCACTTCTACGACGAATACTTCGCGACGGCCGACCTCACCGCGGAGTTCTATCTGGAGACGGTCGAGAAGGTGTTCCAGCAATACGCGCTCGCACGCGGCGAACTGACCGTGGGCGACAGGCTCGTCGAACCGGCGGCGATTCACCGCACCGCGCTGCTGACGATCGAAGGCGAGAAGGACGATATCTGCGCAGTGGGCCAGACGGTGGCCGCGCAGGAGCTGTGTTCGGGGTTGCCGCCGTATCTGAAGACACACCACGTGCAGACGGGCGCGGGTCACTACGGCGTGTTCAACGGCAGCCGATGGGAAACGCAGATCTATCCGATCGTACGCGCGACGATCCACGACAACGAGCCGTACGACCGCACCGCGGATGCGGAAGGCAACGCGAACGGCACGCATTACGTCACGCTGCGCGCGCTGCTCGATGCGCGCGCAACCGAGCACGATGCGGCGACCGAAACGCGACCGCATCACACGCACTGA
- a CDS encoding flagellar motor protein: protein MDLLTLAGVVLGGAAIVFGFALEGGHFSMLFQFEALVIVLGGTLGAVMIQNTSARFFDAVKQLRLAFVRAREVDRKNLSDLLEWGDRAKLDGLLAFESMDVSGIHPFARRGLELLANGVSTAVLEDALQRELDAYERSHLAAARVWQQAGGYAPTFGILGSVLGLVQVTSHILEPAQLGPGIAVAFIATLYGLAFANLVFLPLYGKLRAQIDSELRFRKLYLDGLLAISRKESPHTIETRLTGDVRGRAAESLA from the coding sequence ATGGATCTGTTGACCTTGGCCGGTGTGGTGCTCGGCGGCGCGGCGATCGTGTTCGGTTTCGCGCTGGAAGGCGGGCATTTTTCGATGCTGTTCCAGTTCGAGGCGCTCGTCATCGTGCTCGGCGGCACGCTCGGCGCGGTGATGATCCAGAACACCTCGGCACGCTTCTTCGACGCCGTGAAGCAGTTGCGGCTCGCGTTCGTGCGTGCCAGAGAGGTCGATCGCAAGAACCTGTCCGACCTGCTCGAATGGGGCGACCGCGCGAAGCTCGACGGGCTGCTCGCATTCGAATCGATGGACGTGAGCGGCATCCATCCGTTCGCGCGCCGCGGGCTCGAACTGCTGGCGAACGGCGTGTCGACTGCCGTGCTCGAGGACGCATTGCAGCGCGAACTCGACGCGTACGAACGCAGCCACCTGGCCGCCGCGCGCGTGTGGCAGCAGGCCGGCGGTTATGCGCCGACGTTCGGCATTCTCGGATCGGTGCTCGGGCTCGTGCAGGTGACGAGCCACATCCTCGAACCGGCGCAACTCGGGCCGGGTATCGCGGTCGCATTCATCGCCACGCTGTACGGGCTCGCGTTCGCGAACCTCGTGTTTCTGCCGCTTTACGGCAAGCTGCGCGCGCAGATCGACAGCGAGCTGCGGTTCCGCAAGCTGTATCTCGACGGATTGCTCGCGATCTCGCGCAAGGAGTCGCCGCATACGATCGAAACGCGGTTGACCGGCGATGTGCGCGGGCGCGCGGCGGAGTCGCTCGCGTGA
- a CDS encoding cupin domain-containing protein produces MSTPTTTAFSHVKPQDTPYRGEGLRDFFLYRDLGIAAATNGKVVAQLVRANHAPTAGTGWHRHEAEFHIVIMLKGWARFMYGEQETLVSAGDCVHQAPGIVHYLFDYSPDMEYLEIVGPADFKSIDVEGPCAVPAPTPWGETGA; encoded by the coding sequence ATGAGCACACCGACCACCACCGCCTTTTCCCATGTCAAGCCGCAGGACACCCCGTATCGGGGCGAAGGCCTGCGCGACTTCTTCCTGTATCGCGATCTCGGCATCGCGGCCGCGACGAACGGCAAGGTCGTCGCGCAACTCGTCCGGGCGAATCATGCACCGACGGCGGGCACCGGCTGGCACCGTCACGAGGCCGAGTTCCATATCGTGATCATGCTGAAGGGCTGGGCGCGCTTCATGTACGGCGAGCAGGAGACGCTGGTGTCCGCTGGCGACTGCGTGCACCAGGCGCCGGGGATCGTTCATTACCTGTTCGATTACTCGCCGGACATGGAGTATCTGGAGATCGTCGGGCCCGCCGATTTCAAGTCGATCGATGTCGAAGGGCCGTGCGCCGTGCCCGCGCCGACGCCGTGGGGAGAGACGGGCGCGTAG
- a CDS encoding DUF3761 domain-containing protein, whose translation MKKTMLIAALVAGMGVSIGAFAQVPASAPAGTTGLCKDGSFYSGASKKGACAGHKGVKTWYGASSAAAASAPAAMAPATAASAAAASGAAPAKSASATTAAAAPGGGAGKVWANDSTKVYHCSTDKYYGKTKHGSYMSEADAKAKGFHASHGKACS comes from the coding sequence ATGAAAAAGACGATGTTGATCGCCGCGCTCGTCGCCGGCATGGGTGTGTCGATCGGTGCGTTCGCGCAGGTTCCGGCCAGCGCGCCGGCCGGCACGACTGGTCTGTGCAAGGACGGTTCGTTCTACTCGGGCGCGTCGAAGAAGGGCGCATGCGCCGGCCATAAGGGTGTGAAAACCTGGTACGGCGCATCGTCGGCGGCGGCAGCCAGCGCGCCGGCCGCGATGGCGCCGGCAACGGCGGCTTCCGCTGCCGCTGCGTCCGGTGCCGCGCCCGCGAAGAGCGCCTCCGCGACGACCGCCGCAGCGGCGCCGGGCGGCGGCGCGGGCAAGGTGTGGGCCAACGACAGCACGAAGGTCTATCACTGCTCGACCGACAAGTATTACGGCAAGACGAAGCACGGCAGCTACATGTCGGAAGCGGATGCGAAGGCCAAGGGCTTCCATGCGTCGCACGGCAAGGCCTGTTCGTAA
- a CDS encoding methyl-accepting chemotaxis protein, with product MHFWRKLSIQNKLILSMTSCLLVFVAISSGLSIRLIGNAVRDRVVREELPTAVNGIRADVQRQMAGPIAASRILARDAFLLQWEAEGEPDAGTRNWIQLAKNVKDEQKAASVQWVSVKSGNYYNEAGLQRKVTDKDQWLTSFLSSGKAFDVNMDREVTVGGYMMFINSRVELDGVPIGAASMSLSVDALAKGISAYRIGETGFAYLVRPDGAIMMHRDTSLIDGKHFLKDQHGLPDDASSTLLAGKPYAYLSYNGDGGERFIATSFIPELNAYVVVEVPQAELLGPVTRAIRSAALVAAVVGLGVALIVIWLVGRAIAAPIRRAATLLSEIASGQGDLTRRMTVESQDEIGQLSDAFNRFVSSLSTLVHRIRAASASIATGSAQIASGNADLSERTEGQSSNLERTASSMEEITAVVRNNTETATTAAKMITGASDAAARGGQVVGEVVSTMQQISDASQRISEIIVMIDSISFQTNILALNAAVEAARAGEQGRGFAVVASEVRNLAQRSAQAAKEIKALIEHSAGTVNTGSRLVSEAGKVMSDVVSQVQGVSAMMSEIAEASLEQSAGIDQIGDAVQSLDQMTQQNAALVEESAAAAESLKQQAAELTKLVSAFKVDE from the coding sequence ATGCATTTCTGGCGCAAGCTTTCCATTCAGAACAAGCTGATTCTCAGCATGACCAGTTGTCTGCTCGTGTTCGTCGCGATTTCGAGCGGGCTGAGTATCCGTCTGATCGGCAACGCGGTGCGCGATCGCGTCGTCCGCGAAGAGTTGCCGACGGCCGTGAACGGCATCCGCGCCGACGTGCAGCGGCAGATGGCCGGGCCGATCGCCGCGTCGCGCATTCTCGCGCGCGATGCGTTCCTGCTGCAATGGGAAGCCGAAGGCGAACCCGACGCCGGCACGCGCAACTGGATCCAGCTCGCGAAGAACGTGAAGGACGAGCAGAAGGCCGCGTCCGTGCAGTGGGTGTCGGTGAAGAGCGGCAATTACTACAACGAAGCCGGCCTGCAGCGGAAGGTCACCGACAAGGATCAGTGGCTGACCAGCTTCCTGTCGTCCGGCAAGGCGTTCGACGTGAACATGGATCGCGAGGTGACCGTCGGCGGCTACATGATGTTCATCAACAGTCGCGTCGAACTCGACGGCGTGCCGATCGGCGCGGCGAGCATGAGCCTGTCCGTCGATGCGCTCGCGAAGGGTATTTCGGCATACCGGATTGGCGAGACCGGGTTCGCGTATCTCGTGCGTCCGGACGGCGCGATCATGATGCATCGCGATACGTCGCTGATCGACGGCAAGCATTTCCTGAAGGACCAGCATGGGCTGCCTGACGATGCGTCGTCGACGCTGCTGGCCGGCAAGCCGTATGCGTACCTCAGCTACAACGGCGACGGCGGCGAGCGTTTCATCGCGACGTCGTTCATTCCGGAGCTGAATGCGTATGTCGTCGTCGAGGTGCCGCAGGCGGAACTGCTCGGGCCCGTGACGCGCGCGATTCGTAGTGCGGCGCTGGTTGCGGCGGTGGTGGGGCTTGGGGTTGCGCTGATCGTGATCTGGCTGGTCGGGCGCGCGATTGCCGCGCCGATTCGGCGTGCGGCGACGCTGCTTTCGGAGATTGCGAGCGGCCAGGGTGACCTGACGCGCCGGATGACGGTCGAGAGCCAGGACGAGATCGGGCAGTTGTCGGATGCGTTCAACCGGTTCGTGTCGTCGTTGTCGACGCTGGTTCATCGGATTCGGGCGGCTTCCGCGTCGATTGCGACCGGGTCGGCGCAGATTGCTTCGGGGAATGCGGATTTGAGCGAACGCACCGAAGGGCAGTCGAGCAACCTGGAGCGGACGGCTTCGTCGATGGAAGAGATCACGGCCGTGGTGCGGAACAACACCGAGACGGCGACGACGGCCGCGAAGATGATCACCGGCGCGTCGGATGCGGCGGCGCGCGGCGGGCAGGTGGTGGGCGAGGTTGTTAGCACGATGCAGCAGATCAGCGACGCGTCGCAGCGGATCTCCGAGATCATCGTGATGATCGACAGTATCTCGTTTCAGACGAACATTCTTGCGTTGAATGCGGCTGTGGAAGCGGCGCGGGCGGGGGAGCAGGGGCGCGGGTTTGCCGTCGTGGCTTCGGAAGTGCGGAATCTGGCGCAGCGTAGCGCGCAGGCGGCGAAGGAGATCAAGGCGCTGATCGAACATAGCGCGGGGACGGTGAATACCGGGTCGCGGTTGGTTAGTGAGGCGGGGAAGGTGATGAGTGATGTTGTCTCGCAGGTTCAAGGCGTCAGCGCGATGATGAGTGAGATTGCGGAGGCTAGTCTGGAGCAGAGTGCTGGCATCGACCAGATTGGGGACGCGGTCCAGTCGCTCGATCAGATGACGCAGCAGAATGCGGCTTTGGTCGAAGAAAGCGCAGCGGCGGCAGAGAGTTTGAAGCAGCAGGCGGCGGAATTGACCAAGCTGGTGTCGGCGTTCAAGGTGGATGAATAA
- a CDS encoding HHHH-motif protein, which yields MKRIAKILTATAVACAVLAPALAEAHSHRVCHFDHHHHRVCRWVR from the coding sequence ATGAAGCGCATCGCGAAGATCCTGACGGCCACCGCAGTTGCTTGCGCCGTTCTCGCTCCGGCGCTTGCCGAAGCCCATTCGCACCGCGTGTGCCATTTCGACCATCACCACCATCGCGTGTGCCGCTGGGTGCGGTAA
- a CDS encoding glutathione S-transferase family protein, whose amino-acid sequence MESTGQTTLTISSRNYSSWSMRGWLLAKLSGLPFETVSVPIDAASRAELLLLSPSILVPCLTHDGNKVWDTLAIAEYLNEIRPQARLLPEGRRARAHCRSICGEMHSGFSALRSALPMNLRAHFPGFRIWSRAQHDIQRIVTIWHECLAAYGGPWLFGAEIGIADAMYAPVVTRFLTYDVKLEPEIAEYCMRVLAHPFVAEWIDAAKAEQEDIDELDMEF is encoded by the coding sequence ATGGAATCAACCGGACAGACGACGCTGACCATCAGCAGCCGCAATTACTCGTCGTGGTCGATGCGCGGCTGGCTGCTCGCGAAGCTGAGCGGGCTTCCGTTCGAGACGGTCAGCGTGCCGATCGATGCCGCGTCGCGCGCGGAATTGCTGCTGCTGTCGCCGTCGATTCTCGTGCCATGCCTGACGCACGACGGCAACAAGGTGTGGGATACCCTCGCGATCGCCGAATACCTGAACGAAATCCGGCCGCAGGCGCGACTGCTGCCTGAAGGCCGGCGTGCGCGCGCGCATTGCCGGTCGATCTGCGGCGAGATGCATTCCGGGTTCAGCGCGCTGCGCTCCGCGTTGCCGATGAACCTGCGCGCGCATTTCCCCGGCTTCCGGATCTGGTCGCGCGCGCAGCACGACATCCAGCGGATCGTGACGATCTGGCACGAGTGTCTGGCCGCGTATGGCGGACCCTGGCTGTTCGGCGCGGAGATCGGCATCGCCGATGCAATGTATGCGCCGGTCGTCACGCGCTTCCTGACCTACGACGTGAAGCTGGAGCCGGAAATCGCCGAGTACTGCATGCGCGTGCTCGCGCATCCGTTCGTCGCGGAATGGATCGACGCGGCGAAGGCGGAGCAGGAAGACATCGACGAACTCGACATGGAGTTCTGA
- a CDS encoding GNAT family N-acetyltransferase yields the protein MNIAFESPDQPDVIALIADLDAYQDTLYPPESRHALDIASLKQPNVLFAVARDSEGKAIGCGAIVLNPEFGELKRMYVSSRGRGQGVARKLIGMLESRAIDSGCKLLKLETGPYQHEALALYASAGYQRRGPFGDYTDDPLSVFMQKHIAG from the coding sequence ATGAATATCGCCTTCGAGTCGCCCGATCAACCCGATGTGATCGCCCTAATCGCCGATCTGGATGCCTACCAGGACACCCTGTACCCGCCGGAGAGCCGGCACGCTCTGGATATCGCATCGTTGAAGCAACCCAATGTCCTGTTTGCTGTTGCGCGGGACAGTGAGGGTAAAGCAATTGGGTGTGGGGCGATTGTCCTCAACCCCGAATTCGGGGAACTGAAACGCATGTATGTCAGCTCGCGCGGCCGGGGGCAAGGTGTCGCTCGAAAACTCATTGGCATGCTCGAGTCACGGGCAATCGACTCGGGTTGCAAGTTGCTCAAGCTTGAAACCGGGCCCTATCAACATGAGGCGCTGGCTTTGTATGCGTCTGCTGGCTATCAGCGTCGGGGACCGTTCGGCGATTACACGGACGATCCGTTGAGTGTCTTCATGCAGAAACACATTGCGGGCTGA
- a CDS encoding cyclic nucleotide-binding domain-containing protein, with translation MNRQQSWTRTAAPGEIIYSEGFAGEPVIFLITDGKVELSTRCDDKRVIVATLGRGEFFGESALLAAEPRAHTAKALSFCQLTVVPAGMLDEEIERVSALLRHIVRTMIRRVKRKDDQLATYTHADFMPGVLSYAHVLSLMAGADARESGDAWARRPMQAHATETSVPLAEVIRKCRAIAGHSRPHVLAMLRRMEKLNLVTIEAAQADHAGGATDYAASSDARQVVTFDAARVIDRAQQVADHDLDLSINSELELIELADLESLIGVEKTLLLNKLSNGEIAEEVFAFRKSKVLSYVEQKGVAYFSRRNGRRGGDVRSLEDLVWVDQRTLFDVISAFDTYDLAKLIANLDDRAVADKLFSVMTEARRNEVSWVMRRELKLDPIEIEDIEQRVLDAVRAAKAPATGAASVASDA, from the coding sequence GTGAATCGTCAGCAATCGTGGACGCGTACAGCGGCGCCCGGAGAAATCATTTACTCGGAGGGTTTCGCGGGCGAGCCCGTGATCTTTCTGATCACCGATGGCAAGGTCGAGCTGTCCACGCGATGCGACGACAAGCGCGTCATCGTCGCGACGCTCGGCCGCGGCGAGTTCTTCGGCGAATCGGCGCTGCTCGCCGCCGAGCCGCGCGCCCATACCGCGAAGGCGCTTTCATTCTGTCAGCTCACGGTCGTGCCTGCCGGCATGCTCGATGAAGAAATCGAGCGCGTGTCGGCGCTGCTGCGCCATATCGTGCGAACGATGATCCGGCGCGTGAAGCGCAAGGACGACCAGCTCGCGACCTACACGCATGCGGACTTCATGCCCGGCGTGCTGTCGTATGCGCATGTGCTGTCGCTGATGGCCGGCGCCGATGCGCGCGAATCCGGCGACGCGTGGGCGCGCCGGCCGATGCAGGCCCATGCGACCGAAACCTCGGTGCCGCTCGCCGAAGTGATCCGCAAATGCCGCGCGATTGCCGGCCACTCGCGGCCGCACGTGCTCGCGATGCTGCGACGCATGGAGAAGCTCAACCTCGTCACGATCGAAGCCGCGCAGGCCGACCATGCCGGCGGTGCAACCGACTATGCGGCTTCGTCGGATGCGCGCCAGGTCGTCACATTCGATGCTGCGCGCGTGATCGACCGCGCGCAGCAAGTTGCCGATCACGATCTCGATCTGTCGATCAACAGCGAACTCGAACTCATCGAACTGGCCGATCTCGAATCGCTGATCGGCGTCGAGAAGACGCTGTTGCTCAACAAGCTGTCGAACGGCGAGATTGCCGAAGAAGTGTTTGCGTTCCGCAAATCGAAGGTGCTCAGTTACGTCGAGCAAAAGGGCGTCGCGTATTTCTCGCGGCGCAATGGGCGTCGCGGTGGCGACGTGCGTTCGCTGGAGGATCTCGTGTGGGTCGACCAGCGCACGCTGTTCGACGTGATCAGCGCGTTCGATACGTACGATCTCGCGAAGCTAATCGCCAATCTCGACGATCGCGCGGTGGCCGACAAGCTGTTTTCCGTGATGACCGAGGCACGGCGCAACGAGGTGTCGTGGGTGATGCGCCGCGAGCTCAAGCTCGATCCGATCGAGATCGAGGATATCGAGCAGCGCGTGCTGGATGCCGTGCGCGCGGCCAAGGCGCCGGCGACGGGCGCGGCGTCCGTGGCGTCGGATGCGTGA
- a CDS encoding OmpA/MotB family protein — protein MTARTDGAATANRDDDEHEGAQSGRWLISYADLITTLMVLFLALYVLQLAKYNALDARYQTLARHTGGAASTANVVTPERAPAWLALLDSLKTNGRISLVKAPHGVEIGIDAKILFNVGDARLLPDSSPVLNQIAQALSEHATGDVLVEGHTDSVPIANAKYESNWELSSARAGSVVRYLTERGVAPHRLAAIGRADTQPLVTGDDAAARARNRRVTIFVAY, from the coding sequence ATGACAGCTCGAACTGACGGCGCAGCTACCGCCAATCGCGACGACGATGAACACGAAGGCGCGCAGTCCGGACGCTGGCTGATTTCGTACGCGGATCTCATCACGACGCTGATGGTGCTGTTTCTCGCGCTGTATGTGCTCCAGCTCGCGAAATACAACGCGCTCGACGCGCGATACCAGACGCTTGCGCGACACACCGGTGGTGCTGCGAGTACTGCCAATGTAGTCACACCCGAACGCGCGCCGGCCTGGCTCGCGTTGCTCGATTCGTTGAAGACGAACGGGCGGATTTCGCTGGTGAAGGCGCCGCACGGCGTCGAGATCGGCATCGACGCGAAGATCCTGTTCAACGTCGGCGATGCGCGTTTGCTGCCCGATTCGTCGCCCGTGCTGAACCAGATCGCGCAGGCACTGAGCGAGCACGCGACCGGCGACGTTCTCGTCGAAGGGCATACGGACAGCGTGCCGATCGCGAACGCGAAATACGAATCGAACTGGGAGCTTTCGTCGGCGCGCGCGGGGAGTGTGGTGCGCTACCTGACCGAGCGCGGCGTGGCGCCGCACCGGCTCGCGGCAATCGGGCGGGCCGATACGCAGCCGCTCGTGACGGGCGACGATGCCGCCGCACGAGCACGGAATCGACGCGTGACGATCTTCGTTGCGTATTGA
- a CDS encoding ABC transporter ATP-binding protein codes for MYKLTVDNLHKKFGDNEVLKGVSMKAKAGDVISIIGSSGSGKSTFLRCINFLEQPCSGQITIGSEPIQTTRDRNGSLRVADQKQLQRMRTKLSMVFQHFNLWAHMTVLENVIEAPMAVLGIGKEEAIARARKYLEKVGLAPRVEGMYPSHLSGGQQQRVAIARALAMEPEVMLFDEPTSALDPELVGEVLKVMQKLAEEGRTMVVVTHEMGFARNVSNHVIFLHQGKIEEEGNPQEILVNPKSERLGQFLSGRLK; via the coding sequence ATGTACAAGCTCACCGTTGACAACCTGCACAAGAAATTCGGCGACAACGAGGTGTTGAAGGGCGTGTCGATGAAGGCGAAGGCCGGCGACGTGATCAGCATCATCGGCTCGAGCGGCTCCGGCAAGAGCACGTTCCTGCGCTGCATCAACTTCCTCGAGCAGCCGTGCTCGGGGCAGATCACGATCGGCAGCGAGCCGATCCAGACCACGCGCGACCGCAACGGGTCGCTGCGCGTGGCCGACCAGAAGCAGCTGCAGCGGATGCGCACGAAGCTGTCGATGGTGTTTCAGCACTTCAACCTGTGGGCGCACATGACGGTGCTCGAAAACGTGATCGAGGCGCCGATGGCCGTGCTCGGGATCGGCAAGGAAGAAGCGATCGCGCGGGCGCGCAAGTATCTGGAGAAGGTCGGCCTCGCGCCGCGCGTCGAGGGCATGTATCCGTCGCACCTGTCGGGCGGCCAGCAGCAGCGTGTTGCAATTGCACGAGCGCTCGCGATGGAGCCGGAAGTGATGCTGTTCGACGAGCCGACGTCGGCGCTTGACCCGGAGCTGGTGGGCGAAGTGCTGAAGGTGATGCAGAAGCTCGCCGAGGAAGGGCGCACGATGGTCGTCGTCACGCACGAGATGGGTTTCGCGCGCAACGTGTCGAATCACGTGATCTTCCTGCATCAGGGGAAGATCGAGGAGGAAGGGAATCCGCAGGAGATTCTCGTGAATCCGAAGAGCGAACGGCTCGGGCAGTTTCTGTCGGGGCGGTTGAAGTAA